The genomic DNA TTGCATATACGGGTTTTCGCAGCCTCAATTGGATCGCCTATCGATGCCTCCATTAAAATTATTGCTCTCGATGAAAACGGAAATCTTGGTAAAGTTGAAATGGAACTGGATGATTCTCCGTTGCAGGATCATGACATCTTCGGCACGAGTTTTCGTGGTGGTGGAGGATTGCAGGAGGCAATCGATCCCTCATTGATCTGGGAGGCAAAACAGGATGGACAATACTTGCTGGAAATACATGACCCCAGTGGTGCGGGTGGTCCAACCGGCGTATACCGAATCGAGATTGAACCGCCCCGAACAGTCGTGCAGACATCACTGGCGAGTGCGACATTTGACTGGACTGAGTCGACACGCGTTTCAGGTTTAGCAGTTCCTCGTGGGAATCGCTGGACTGTCGATTTCAGTTTGCCGAACGGGCAATGGAATTCCATCCCGGGCGATTATTATCTGGTTGCCCAGGGACTCCCCAAAGGTGTTCGTCTGATCTCTCCACGCGTTCCATCGAAGGCAACCAAATGGCCTGTTCAGTTTGAAGCAGACGAATCCGCCAAGGTCGAGGGGGCTGTCATTACGCTGGAAGCTCGACCAGTTGAGAATTCGCAAGTTGTAGAAACTCGGTGTCAGCAGAATGTCCCATTCATTAATCATTCCGGTGGAAACGCCTGGCGTACAGTCAGAACGAATCAATACATCATCGGAGTGACCGAGCCCGCTCCGTTTACGATTGAAGTTGACCAGCCTTCGGTTCCGATTGTTCGTGGTGGTGAATTAGCGATTCCGGTACGGATTATCCGGCATGGCGATTTCACCGGAACGGTTTCTATTCGTTGTGGGAATCTTCCCCGTTTAATTTCTGTGCCACCACCCATTCTCGTGCCAGCCGGGCAAAATGAGTGTGTGCTGCAACTGGCCGCACAGTCGAGTGCACCTTTGGAGTCACTACCGCTGTACATCATTGGCAGTACCGTCCGAGACGATATCGATGATTTCCTGGGCTCAGGACACATCCGCGTCTCCTCCAAAATGGTTTCGCTCGAAGTGGCTCAGCCTTACCTGGAATTGATTGCCCAGCCGGAGAGTATCCGACGAGGTGAAATTAAGCCTTTTGTGTGGACTGTGCGACAACTCACTCCATTCGAGGGGCAGGCTGAAATCACACTGCTGGGATTACCCAAGGGAGTAACGGTGATGCAACCAACTCCTGTGATCAACAAAGATTCTGCCGAAGCGACTTTTCAGCTTATGGCGACCGAGGAAGCACTTTTGGGGCAGGCGGAAGGATTGATCTGCGAAGTAAAAATCCCTATCGGGCAGCAGGAGATTGTCCAACGCACCGGCAAAGGCATTTTGAGAATTGACCCTGCAAAGGTAACACCGTGAATCAGTATTTATTGTCTGCAAGTGGACTTCAGCGCTTGATTGCCATTTGTCTTGTGTTGTGTTTAACAACCTTAGCATCAACGTCGAATGCTGAAGAAGTCAGCTTTCGACGGGATGTTATGCCCGTTCTGTTCCGGGCTGGTTGTAACTCGGGAACGTGCCATGGTGCTGCCCGCGGTAAGGATGGATTTCATCTTTCGCTTTTTGGATACGATCCCAAAGGAGACTATTATCGAATCAGCGAAGAGATGATCGGTCGTCGCGTCAATGTTGCTCTCCCGGAACAAAGTTTATTGCTACGAAAAGCAACAGGCAGTGTTCCTCACACGGGTGGAAAACTATTTGATAATGACAGCGCGTATTATGCGACTCTCATAAAATGGATTGAAGAAGGCGCAAAGGATGATGCTGGACCTGTTCCGGAAGTCGTCGGGCTTGAACTCTCGACGGAAAGCATTGTATTCGATCGACCGGGGATGCAGGAGAGCATTCAGGTGACTGCTTTGGCAAGTGATGGTTCCCGGCGTGATGTCACGAATCTGGCACGTTATCACAGCAATAATGCCAGCGTGGTCGATATTGATTCCGATGGTCATATCACTGCCAAGGGCTCAGGCGATAGTCATGTGTTCGCGCGTTTCAATCGTTTTACTGTCGGCGTCGAAATCATCGTCTTGCCTTCTGCAGAGAATTTCAACTGGCCTGATCCTCCTGTCGTCAATTATATCGACCAGCTTGTCTTCGATCGTTTGCAGAAACTTCGCATCGTGCCATCGGAGCTGTGTGATGATGAAACGTTTCTCCGACGGATCACGCTAGATTTGGCTGGTCGAGCGCCGACAGTTTCCGAGTATGAATCATTTATGGCTGATACAGCAGCTAATAAGCGGGAACAGAAGATTGAAGCATTACTGACAGACGATGCCTTCGCTGACCTCTGGACAACTCTGTGGGCAGAAAAATTGCGAGTCATGGGGGGCAATTATGCTCCGGTCGGCACCCACATTAAGGCGGCTGATGCGTTTTACGAATGGATTCGCACACAATTGCGGAATGATAGACCTTTGAATGAATTTGTTTCGGAAATGGTGTCGGCTTCCGGGAGCAATCTGATCAATGGGCCGTCCAACATGTATACGATGCTGGTTCACGGACCAAGATTTCAACCGAAAGCCTACGCGGCTGATTTTTCCCAGGTGTTTCTTGGAGTGCAGATTCAGTGTGCGGAATGTCATAACCACCCATTCGATCGCTGGACGATGGACGATTACTACAGCTTTGTCAGTTTCTTTTCCGGTATCAAACGTAAACCTGGGGTCGAGCCACGTGAGCAGAGAATTTACTACGATGCTTCAGTTGCACCCGCTCAACATCTTGTCGATGGGCGTCCCATGCCTGCCCGCACACTCGGGGCAACCGAACCTGTTGAACACAATGGAGATCCACGTCAACAACTGGCAGACTGGCTCACTTCGGCAGACAATGAAATGTTCAGCCGAAATCTGGCCAATCGAATCTGGGCTCAACTGATTGGCAGGGGTGTGGTGGAACCCGTCGATGATGTTCGTATCAGTAATCCTCCAACCAACGAGCCTCTACTCCGTGCCTTGTCCGATCATCTGGTCGATTCCGGTTTTAATCTTAGAAGTCTGGTACGCGATATCTGCAACTCGCGCGTCTATCAATTGAGTTCTGAACCGAATAATTCCAATCGGGGTGATACACGTCAGTTTTCTCATGCCCGGTTGCGACGTTTGCGAGCTGATGTGTTAATGGATTCGGTTGT from Rubinisphaera italica includes the following:
- a CDS encoding PPC domain-containing protein; protein product: MNRNAIKLFILLLLISGSSLDAGMVKNIEAVRPRIGQSGTTVDVSIQGISLADPRQVVFYHPGIKAIDIQPAESVPRRGFAHGGTINEEVRCRFEIAPDCQPGEYPFRLLTGTELTCIGTFHVSPFPVIDENEDNNGYSNDSPETALEVEGNVTVRGQLGNGSRTDLDYYRVEGKAGQRVSAEVDSARLSDRHYGDSEFDLALRILDANGRVLAANDDNSLHLQDPFVSVKLSQDGPVFVEVKRSIFAPRDTLYCVHIGDFPRPKALFPPGGQSGTVQTIQLIGDPLGNSEDSITLNSLDSASKTINYCGEFPSPMKFRNSPFPNLLEDNNSKVTQVESFPVALNGIIETPSDADSYAFSAIKGQRLHIRVFAASIGSPIDASIKIIALDENGNLGKVEMELDDSPLQDHDIFGTSFRGGGGLQEAIDPSLIWEAKQDGQYLLEIHDPSGAGGPTGVYRIEIEPPRTVVQTSLASATFDWTESTRVSGLAVPRGNRWTVDFSLPNGQWNSIPGDYYLVAQGLPKGVRLISPRVPSKATKWPVQFEADESAKVEGAVITLEARPVENSQVVETRCQQNVPFINHSGGNAWRTVRTNQYIIGVTEPAPFTIEVDQPSVPIVRGGELAIPVRIIRHGDFTGTVSIRCGNLPRLISVPPPILVPAGQNECVLQLAAQSSAPLESLPLYIIGSTVRDDIDDFLGSGHIRVSSKMVSLEVAQPYLELIAQPESIRRGEIKPFVWTVRQLTPFEGQAEITLLGLPKGVTVMQPTPVINKDSAEATFQLMATEEALLGQAEGLICEVKIPIGQQEIVQRTGKGILRIDPAKVTP
- a CDS encoding DUF1549 domain-containing protein gives rise to the protein MNQYLLSASGLQRLIAICLVLCLTTLASTSNAEEVSFRRDVMPVLFRAGCNSGTCHGAARGKDGFHLSLFGYDPKGDYYRISEEMIGRRVNVALPEQSLLLRKATGSVPHTGGKLFDNDSAYYATLIKWIEEGAKDDAGPVPEVVGLELSTESIVFDRPGMQESIQVTALASDGSRRDVTNLARYHSNNASVVDIDSDGHITAKGSGDSHVFARFNRFTVGVEIIVLPSAENFNWPDPPVVNYIDQLVFDRLQKLRIVPSELCDDETFLRRITLDLAGRAPTVSEYESFMADTAANKREQKIEALLTDDAFADLWTTLWAEKLRVMGGNYAPVGTHIKAADAFYEWIRTQLRNDRPLNEFVSEMVSASGSNLINGPSNMYTMLVHGPRFQPKAYAADFSQVFLGVQIQCAECHNHPFDRWTMDDYYSFVSFFSGIKRKPGVEPREQRIYYDASVAPAQHLVDGRPMPARTLGATEPVEHNGDPRQQLADWLTSADNEMFSRNLANRIWAQLIGRGVVEPVDDVRISNPPTNEPLLRALSDHLVDSGFNLRSLVRDICNSRVYQLSSEPNNSNRGDTRQFSHARLRRLRADVLMDSVVTVTNVPRNFSGFPAGTRAIDVYPRVAGDTSGPQYGDQFFETFGRSSRATICACETKSEPTLSQSLHMAVGDTLRARLGAGGRIKQLLEAKESPETIIKDLFVLALCRQPTAEEISSLQALIEDSNKDSDIYEDIFWGLLNSTEFAFNH